The window GTTTCCCATCGGGTGAAGGCGCTCGAGGCCCAGCTCAGCCGCAAGCTCTTCACCCGCAATAGGGGCGGAACCGTTCCGACGGCCGCGGGCTTGCGCTTTATCGACTATGCGAAAGCACTGCAGAATCAGTGGCATGAGGCAACACGATCTGTGGCGGGCGCGGGCGCCCTGGAACGTTCGATGCGGCTCGCCATCCAGCATGATCTCGCCGAGAGCTTTGCCGGGCCCTGGTTGGCTGCAATCCGGCGCGAGTTCCCGGAGACCGAGATCTACATGGAGGCGGACTATTCGAACCAGATGAACCGCGATCTCGCCGCCGGCGACCTCGATCTCTCGATCCTCTATACGCCGCATTACCTGCCCGACCTTCACTACGAACGGATCGGAGAACTGCATTACAAGATGGTCAGCGCCGAGCGTCGCGACCTCGCCGGCATCCGGGCGGAGGCCTATATCCGGGCGAACTATTCCCCCGCCTTCGAGCGGGTCCATCGCCTGGCGCTGCCGCATCTCTCCGTCGCGCCGGTTGCGGCAGGCCAGGACATGGCAATCACCGCGCTCCTGAAGGCGCTCGGCGGTGCCGCCTATGTCACCGGCGACACGGCCGCACGCCTCGCCGCCGATGGCCTCGCATACATTGTCGCCGAGGCGCCGGCGATCCCGCAGGCCATCTATGCCGCAACCAGCCTACGCACCCGCCACGCGCACCAGCACCGCAAGATCATCGGTGTGATGATGGAGCTTCTGTCGGGCAGGGTGTAAACGCAAGCAGCGACGCGCAAGCCGCGAGTCTCCTTCGCCCCTTTTCGCGGGGAAAAGGTGGCCGGCAGCCGGATGAGGAGCACACCGCGTACTCAGTGCGAACGGAATTGCGCCTTCAGCCGCGCCACATCCGCCGCGGTCACCCCTTGCGGATCGACCACCGCCAGCCACGCGTCGATATAATGCTCCGGCGCATAGACATGGCCGTAGCCGATCGGCGATGTCGTCGCGAGCGCCATGTCGGCGAGAAGCTGCAGCCCGGTCACCACGGGAAACCAGCTCAGCGCCGGCGAGACGTCGGGTCCGCGCGGCGCTTTCATCCAGTCGGGCTCGCGGTAAAAGGCATGCGGATCGAAGAAGGTCACCGGATCGCTCGCATATTGCAGATACACGATCCGCATGGCGCCCCAATCGACCCCGGGAATGTCGAGGTCGCCCTGCTGATTGGTGAAGCGGATGATCGAACTGTCGCGATAGCGTGGCAGCCAGGCGGGCGAATCCGGGACCCGGTCCGCCGTGACCGAGCGCCAGAGGTCGCTCTGGAATGGCGGCCCGCTCCAAAGCGCCCCCTGGAAGGGATCGCTGATGATGTCGAAGAGATCGAGCGAGCCCTGCGAATTCATCGCGCCAAGGCTCAAGCCGTGCAGATAGAGCTTCGGCCGCCGATCCCGCGGCAATGTCGTCCAGTAGCGATAGACCTCCTCGAACAGCGCATTGGCGGTCTCGGCTCCATATCCCGGCTCGACCAAGAGCGACAACCAGCTTGTGAGATAGGAGTATTGCACCGCCACACTCGCGACATCGCCCTTCAGCAGATATTCGAGCGTGTCGAGCGCGGCGGGATCGATCCAGCCGGTGCCTGTCGGCACGACGATCACCAGCGCTCCACGCGTAAAACCACCGGCGCGCGTCAATTCCTCGAGTGCCAGCCGCGCCCTCGCGCGCGGCGTCTCGGCGGAATTCAGCCCGACATAGACCCGCACGGGATCAGGCGCATTCCCGCCGAAGAAGGCGCCGATCTCCGCGCCGGATGGCCCGGAAGCCAGGAACTCGCGTCCCTGTCGGCCGAGTTCCTCCCAACTCAAAAGAGAGGCATCGCTTCCGGTTTTCATCGGATCCGTCGGCGGCGCTACGTCCGGATCGACGAGCGCATCGAGCGTCTGGAAGGAACTGTCGGCGGCACGGAGCGCGAACTCGAAGATGACGCCATTGGCGACCGACCAGAAGAGCGCGATCGCGGCCAAGCCGCCGATTGCCCTTGCGACGGGGCGCGTGAGGAAGCGCTCCAACCATCGCGACAGAACGCGGAATGTGAGCCGGAACAAGCGGGCCGTGAAGACGAGCAGCACGAAGACGAGGGCTGCAATGAGGCCGAGCGTGACGGGTTCCGCGCTTTCGATGGGCTCGAGCCCCATGAGGGTGCGGACCATATTCTGCCATCCTGCCGTCTGCCACAGGAACACGACGGCCGCCGCGATGCAGACGATGGCGGCTGCGATCTTCAGCGTGCGCTCGCGCCGCGCTGAAGGCTCGCGCAGCTCGAAGAAGGACCAAAGCCAGCGCAGAAATGCACCGATCGCGTAGCCCGCCGCCAGCGAAACGCCGGAGATCACCCCCTGGATCAGATAGGGCCGCGGAACGAGGCTCGGCGTCAGCGAAACCGCAAAGAACAGCACGCCAACGAGCAGGCCGGACGCGGAGAACGACCGCAACAGGCCACCCAGCGGCCGCGTCTCGCCCGATAGATGCGTCTGCCGAAGCTGTTCCATCGCGGGCCTCCACTCCACACATCGTCGCCGCAATATTCGCTTGTCGTCCGGGGGTGCTAACCTCCGTCCGCCTTGTGGACGCACAGACGTCGCTGCAAGTACGCACTGCTTACCTAAAATCGGGTCCGATTTTCGGGCCGAAGCGGTAGAAGTGCTACAGGCTCTCGCCGGCGGCAATGTCGCTCCATGCGCCGGCGCAGTCAATTACCGTAATCCGACACCTACTCCGCAGCACCGGCCTTGTCGGCATATTGCCGCCCGCGGGTCACCTCGACAGGCGTCTTCATGATGATCTCCCGATGCGGGAACGGGATCGAAATGCCGGCCGCCTTGAAAGCATCCCACAATGCAAGCAGCACCTGGCCGCGGACATTCGTCAAGCCGTTGCTCGGATCGGAAATCCAGAACCGCAGCTTGAAATCGAGCGACGATGCCCCGAAGCCGGTCATCCAGCAGACCGGCTGGGCATAGGTGCTGGCAACCCGCGGCGTGGCCTTTGCCGTTTCGATCGCAATGCGCACGACCTCGTGCGGGTCGCTGTCATAGGACGTCCCGAAGTCCACTTCGATGCGGACATACTCGCTGGAAAAGGACCAGTTCACCACCTGCTGCGAGATGAAGTCCTCATTGGGAATGAGGTATTCCTTGCCGTCCCTGGTGATGACGGAAACGAAGCGGGATCTTAGATCCCGGATCGAGCCGAACGTATCGCCGAGCGTGATCGTGTCGCCCGGCTTGATGGACTTGTCGAGGAGTATGATGATTCCGGAAATGAAGTTGGAGACGACCTTCTGCAGGCCGAAGCCGATGCCGACGCCGACCGCACCGGAAAAGATGGTGAGTGCCGTCAGGTCCACGCCCGTCGCCGACAGCGCCACTGTGCCGGCGAACACGATCAGCCCGATCTTGATCAATTTGCTGATGAGCACCTTGAAAGAGGGCGTCAGATCCCCGGACCGGTCGATCCAGTGCGCCGTCACATTGCCGATCAGGACGGCCGCCCAGATCAGCGCGGCGGAAAGGACGATCGCCTTCAACACGATCAGCATCGAAAGGCGAACGGCGCCGAGATTGACCGCAACGCGGTCGAGAGCCGCCAGCACGACCTCGTCCAGCCCGAGCACATAAAGCGCGAAATAGGACCAGCCGGCGACGGCGACCACACGCGCCAGCATCAGGTTGCGGATGATCCGCGTCAGCACCGAAATGACGAACCACGCGGCCGCGAGCGTGAGCGCCGTGGAGACCAGCCAGCGATAGGACGGCCAGCCATACCGCAACAGAAGCACATCCGCGATCCACAGCCAGATGATCAGGAAGACCCATCTGAGCCGCCGCATGAAGGCGATGATCACCCGAAGCAGGTCCGGATTTCCCTTGATCATGCGCGCGCGTGCTTCCACCGCCGGTTCTATGTGCTTCGCCAGAATGGTGGAAACCAGGTAACCGACTCCGATCAGTGCCAGCTGATAGAGCGTCCACTCATTGAGGACCACGGTCCGCAGCCAGGACTCTGCGGCCTCGATCGCGTCCAGGAAATCCATCGCCGTCCTCCCAGAGCGCCGGGCGTCCGGTTGAATACGCCGAGGACGCTCTAATTCTTTGAATCTAGGGCATCTTCTTCAGTTTCAATGTCAGAGTGTCAAAAGCGGTTTTGCGGCGCGCTCCGTTATACGCTTCCTCATCTCCGACTTGTCGCGCGAATGGGAGCGGGTGTCAGCGGCAGAAATTCGGTGACCGATCTCGCCGGCAATTTTCTGCGCCTTATCTTCTCACTGCCGGCGGATATTTGCGCCGGCCATGATCAGACGGTCCAAGCGCTTGATATAATTCAAGAGAACAGTCTGGCCCGTTTCACGCGGAGGAGAAATCAATGACCGCGCCGCATCCGTCCAAGACCCATATCGGCAATCATAAACTGCATCCCGAAACCCTGATGCTCAATTATGGCTACGACCCGGAGCTTTCCGAAGGCGCGGTCAAGCCGCCCATCTTTCTCACCTCCACCTTCGTCTTCCACTCGGCCGAGGAGGGCCGCGACTTCTTCGACTTCGTCTCCGGGCGGCGCGAACCGCCGGCGGGCGTCGGCGCCGGGCTCGTCTATTCCCGCTTCAACCATCCGAACAGCGAGATCGTCGAGGACCGGCTCGCCGTTTACGAGCGGGCGGAAGCAGGCGCACTCTTTTCCTCCGGAATGTCGGCGATCGCGACCACGCTGCTTGCCTTCGTTCGCCCGGGCGACGTCATCCTGCATTCGCAGCCGCTTTATGGCGGCACCGAGACGCTGCTGGCGAAAACCCTTCCTAATCTCGGCGTCTCCGCCGTCGGCTTTGCCGACGGCATCGACGAGGAAGCCGTCAATGCCGCGGCGGAGGAGGCGATGAAGAAGGGCCGCGTCGCCTTCATTCTGATCGAGACGCCGGCCAATCCGACCAACAGCCTCGTCGACGTCGCCATGATCCGCCGCATCGCCGACAGGATCGGCGAGACCCAGGGGCACCGGCCGATCTTCGCCTGCGACAACACCCTGCTCGGACCGGTCTTCCAGCACCCGATCGATCATGGCGCGGACCTCTCGCTCTATTCGCTGACCAAATATGTCGGCGGTCACTCCGACCTGATCGCCGGCGCGGCCCTCGGCTCCAAGGCGCTCGTCAAGCAAGTGAAGGCACTGCGCGGGTCGATCGGCACCCAGCTCGACCCGCATTCCTGCTGGATGATAGGTCGATCATTGGAAACCCTTGCGGTCAGGATGGAGAAGGCGAACGACAACGCCCGCATCGTCGCCGAATTCCTGCGCGACCATCCGAAAGTCGAGCGCATCCACTACCTGCCCTTCGACGACGGAGACTCGCATGCCGGCCGTGTCTTTGCCGCTCAGTGCACCGGCGCCGGCTCGACCTTCTCCTTCGATATAGCCGGCGGCCAGGAGGCGGCCTTCCGCTTCTTGAACGCGCTGCAGATCTTCAAGCTCGCCGTCAGTCTCGGCGGCACGGAATCGCTCGCAAGCCACCCGGCCGCCATGACCCATTCGGGCGTGCCGATCGAGGTCAGGCGCCGGATCGGCGTACTCGAATCGACCATCCGCCTGTCGATCGGCATCGAGCATCCGGACGACCTCGTCGCCGACCTCGCCAATGCACTGACGACTGCCTGAGATGATGCCTCAGCTGCGGGCAAGGCCGAGCACGAACAGCGCCAGCGCCCCGATCGAGGCAATGGTGCGGACATGATTCCAGCGGACCCAATCGGTCAGGTAGCGCTGCTGCCAGAGCGCGGCGGCGGCCTCGCCGCGCGCCGCAGCGAGCGCGTCGTTCAAGGGAACGTTGAAGATGACCGTCACCCCAAATGTGCCGACGAGATAGGCGAGCCCGCCGGCGGCAAACAGGTAGCTCCCGTGCCCGCCCGTTATGAAAGCGGCAACGATCAGCGCCAGGCCGAGCAGGGTAGTGCCCATGAAGGTGATCAGGAACAACGGGTTCTGGATCGCCGCATTGATGGCGTTCATGGCGGCGATGCCCTGTTCCGCCGGAAGCCGCGACAGCGCCTGCATGACGCATACCGAAAAGACGAAGAAGAGCCCCGCCATCAGGCCGGAACCGATAGTGGCTGCAAAAGCAAGGCCGGGAACGAAAGCTGCCATGACTTGTCTCCAGATCGCGCAAGCGCAACCGCAAGCGCCCGGTACGGGAACGCAACCGTAGAGATAGACGAGAGGCACCTTACGGTCACCAGGCGAAACGCCACTTTCGAAAGATCGGCGGGCCGCCGTCCGCAGGCCGCGACTGGCGCGAACCCTGTACATTTTGCGGGTCCCCTCGATTGACAACGCGCGCGGCCGCACATAATCATCGCTGATCGGTTGGTTCCCGGAAAGCGAACGCGCTTCGGGAGTAAACGGGAACGTGACGGATGGACCCAAGCTGGGCATCTTAATCACGGCCGACCCCGCGACTGTAGTGCGGCGTGAATTTGCCGTTCCGGAGCGATCCGGAAAAAGCCACTGGGAAGGACCGCGAGAGGGCGGTTCGATCTGGGAAGGCGAGGCAAATCCCTGGTGTAAACCTGACGCCGCGAGCCAGGAAACCTGCCAATCGATGCGGGCGCAACGCCCAATCGGGAACATCCCTTGCCATCACGGAGGTTGTCATGGCTACGTCTAACGTTTCGAGCGTCTCGCTCTCCCTCAGCGATCGTCTTGTTGCGGGCATTCTTGCCCTTATGATCGGCGGCTTCCTCGTCTTCGGTGCAGGTCTTGCAAATTCGGCCGTGCTCCATGACACGGCGCACGACACCCGCCATTCCTACGGCTTCCCCTGCCACTAAGCCTATGGAACGCCTTGCGCGTTCCGAATCGAAGCTGAACAGAGCCGTCGGGTGCTCCGAGCATGCGCACATGCCATCCGGCATGATGTTGCTGCTCGCGCATCGGCCCGAAAATCGGAACCGATTTTCGCGAAGCACGATGCGTGGATTCAAACGCTTACAGCAACCTTCGTGCGTCCTGAAAGGCGCACGGGGCTGTAAGGCGTCCGACTGCGTTGGTTGGACGGCGCCCCATAGGGGGAGCGCCGCATTGAGGAATATCGACACATGATCGTCAAGACACTTCTGGCCGCAATCGTGGCCGGGCTGATCGCAGGCGTCTTCATGACCGCCGCCCAGGAACTGCGCGTAACGCCGCTGATCCTTCATGCCGAAGAATTCGAGGGCGGAGAACCGGCCGCCGAGCCTGCGGCCGCTGGCCACGAAGAGCATTCATCACTGAACGCTGTTTCGCCGCTCGGAAAGCTGCTTGCCTTCGTTTCGCCGATCACGCCTGCCTATGCCCATGAACACGAACACGAGGAGGAAGGCGGCATTCTGTTCGGCATGAGCCGCTTCTCCGGTACGCTTCTCGCAAATCTCGTCACGGGCGCCGGCTTCTCGCTGCTGCTTGCGGGCATCAGCCTGACGATCGGCCATCGGATCACGCTTGCAAACGGAGCACTCTGGGGTGCCTGCGGGTGGCTGGCCGTGCACATGCTGCCGGCCCTCGGCCTGCCGCCGGAACTGCCCGGCTTCCCGGCTGCCGACCTTGGCGAGCGCCAAACCTGGTGGGCGCTGACGGTGCTGCTCTCGGCCGCGGGTCTCTACCTGCTGGCCTTGCGCGGGGAACTCGTCGCGAAGGTCGCCGGCCTCGTGCTGATCGCCGCGCCCCACGCCTATGGCGCGCCGCAGCCGCTCGATATCTCGAGCAACGTCCCGGCGGTCCTCGGCGCGGAATTCGCGGTCGCGGCGCTGGCCACCACACTCGCCTTCTGGATCGTCCTCGGCGTCGTCTCCGGCTTCATCAACGACCGGGTTGTGAAGGCCGGTTAGTCCAAGCTCGTTTTGCCCCTCATCCGCCTGCCGGCACCTTCTCCCCGCACGCCGGGAGAGGGCTAGGGTGAGGGGCAATCCACCTCATTCTCAGCCGACTTCCCCTCCGACGCGCGCAAATGCGCCCTCAATCTCTCCCGTCTTGTCTCAGGTTCCAGCAGCACGCAGGTGTCGCAGAAATCGCCGCCTTCCGTTCGATAATAGAGACAACAGCCGCTGCGCATCCGATAGGTCCGGGAGAGAGGACGCCCATGCCCTTCGGCCTTGATCTCCTCGTAATAGAGGTCGGGCGATAACAGCGGCGAGCCCGCGCATCTGACGATGGCGAGCGCCCGCTCGACCGCGGCCGCCTCCTGCCCTCGCAGGCGGCCGATTTCCAGGAAGGCGCCCGCCAGGCCGTCGGCCGCGAGCCGCCATTGCGCCCGGGCAGAAAGGCCGCAGCGGCGCTTGATGAGCGCGATGATCGGTTTCATATGCAGGACGAAGGCGTCGTGAAACCGTTGCTTCCCCTCCCCGGGCTCCCTGGCGCCCGCAGACGGCGCATCGAGGAGAAAATGGAAGCGGCCGGCCTCGAAGCTTCGCCCGCCCTCGCTTCGCGGATAGGTCTCGAAACGGAGCCCTGCGATCCGCGGCACGAGACCGGCGGCGAGATAGATCGCACCGGTCGCAAGGCCGAGCCGATGGCAATAGAATGCGATCAGATGCGCCGCCCGGATCTTGTCGTCCATGCCGGAGGCGAAGCGGTCCTGATAGGCAAGGCAGGCCTCCATCTCGGTGGAGCCCTCCGCCCAGAAGGCAGCCGTGGCCGAGAAGCCCGTCGGCGACCCGAGCGAGCAGGCAACTTCAGAAAAGGCGGCCGTGAGCCAATCGATGGCCGCCGCAAAACTCCCGCTCTCCTGCATCCGCTACGCCATCCTCGCTATCACGCTCCAGCGCCGCCCGTTACATGAGACGCGCAAGGGTCGCCCTCGCCCTTCGACTTGCTGCCTGTGTTTGTCGGCACGCGTGGCGAAAGCCATCCGCCCGTAAAGCCCGCCTTTTCCAGGCCGCGCCTGAAAGGCGCGATGCCGCGCGTCAGTTCCCAAAGCAAGCCGCTTCGCCAGTTCTCGATCATCATGACCGTAAGCCCCTGGTCAAGCCCGACGACGCGATCGTCCACCCAGCCTTCGGGC is drawn from Sinorhizobium sojae CCBAU 05684 and contains these coding sequences:
- a CDS encoding alpha/beta hydrolase; the encoded protein is MEQLRQTHLSGETRPLGGLLRSFSASGLLVGVLFFAVSLTPSLVPRPYLIQGVISGVSLAAGYAIGAFLRWLWSFFELREPSARRERTLKIAAAIVCIAAAVVFLWQTAGWQNMVRTLMGLEPIESAEPVTLGLIAALVFVLLVFTARLFRLTFRVLSRWLERFLTRPVARAIGGLAAIALFWSVANGVIFEFALRAADSSFQTLDALVDPDVAPPTDPMKTGSDASLLSWEELGRQGREFLASGPSGAEIGAFFGGNAPDPVRVYVGLNSAETPRARARLALEELTRAGGFTRGALVIVVPTGTGWIDPAALDTLEYLLKGDVASVAVQYSYLTSWLSLLVEPGYGAETANALFEEVYRYWTTLPRDRRPKLYLHGLSLGAMNSQGSLDLFDIISDPFQGALWSGPPFQSDLWRSVTADRVPDSPAWLPRYRDSSIIRFTNQQGDLDIPGVDWGAMRIVYLQYASDPVTFFDPHAFYREPDWMKAPRGPDVSPALSWFPVVTGLQLLADMALATTSPIGYGHVYAPEHYIDAWLAVVDPQGVTAADVARLKAQFRSH
- a CDS encoding cystathionine gamma-synthase family protein, which codes for MTAPHPSKTHIGNHKLHPETLMLNYGYDPELSEGAVKPPIFLTSTFVFHSAEEGRDFFDFVSGRREPPAGVGAGLVYSRFNHPNSEIVEDRLAVYERAEAGALFSSGMSAIATTLLAFVRPGDVILHSQPLYGGTETLLAKTLPNLGVSAVGFADGIDEEAVNAAAEEAMKKGRVAFILIETPANPTNSLVDVAMIRRIADRIGETQGHRPIFACDNTLLGPVFQHPIDHGADLSLYSLTKYVGGHSDLIAGAALGSKALVKQVKALRGSIGTQLDPHSCWMIGRSLETLAVRMEKANDNARIVAEFLRDHPKVERIHYLPFDDGDSHAGRVFAAQCTGAGSTFSFDIAGGQEAAFRFLNALQIFKLAVSLGGTESLASHPAAMTHSGVPIEVRRRIGVLESTIRLSIGIEHPDDLVADLANALTTA
- a CDS encoding LysR family transcriptional regulator, which encodes MQVDLIETFLDLMETRSFNRTAERLNVTQSTVSHRVKALEAQLSRKLFTRNRGGTVPTAAGLRFIDYAKALQNQWHEATRSVAGAGALERSMRLAIQHDLAESFAGPWLAAIRREFPETEIYMEADYSNQMNRDLAAGDLDLSILYTPHYLPDLHYERIGELHYKMVSAERRDLAGIRAEAYIRANYSPAFERVHRLALPHLSVAPVAAGQDMAITALLKALGGAAYVTGDTAARLAADGLAYIVAEAPAIPQAIYAATSLRTRHAHQHRKIIGVMMELLSGRV
- a CDS encoding mechanosensitive ion channel family protein — its product is MDFLDAIEAAESWLRTVVLNEWTLYQLALIGVGYLVSTILAKHIEPAVEARARMIKGNPDLLRVIIAFMRRLRWVFLIIWLWIADVLLLRYGWPSYRWLVSTALTLAAAWFVISVLTRIIRNLMLARVVAVAGWSYFALYVLGLDEVVLAALDRVAVNLGAVRLSMLIVLKAIVLSAALIWAAVLIGNVTAHWIDRSGDLTPSFKVLISKLIKIGLIVFAGTVALSATGVDLTALTIFSGAVGVGIGFGLQKVVSNFISGIIILLDKSIKPGDTITLGDTFGSIRDLRSRFVSVITRDGKEYLIPNEDFISQQVVNWSFSSEYVRIEVDFGTSYDSDPHEVVRIAIETAKATPRVASTYAQPVCWMTGFGASSLDFKLRFWISDPSNGLTNVRGQVLLALWDAFKAAGISIPFPHREIIMKTPVEVTRGRQYADKAGAAE
- a CDS encoding CbtB domain-containing protein; the protein is MATSNVSSVSLSLSDRLVAGILALMIGGFLVFGAGLANSAVLHDTAHDTRHSYGFPCH
- a CDS encoding CbtA family protein; translation: MIVKTLLAAIVAGLIAGVFMTAAQELRVTPLILHAEEFEGGEPAAEPAAAGHEEHSSLNAVSPLGKLLAFVSPITPAYAHEHEHEEEGGILFGMSRFSGTLLANLVTGAGFSLLLAGISLTIGHRITLANGALWGACGWLAVHMLPALGLPPELPGFPAADLGERQTWWALTVLLSAAGLYLLALRGELVAKVAGLVLIAAPHAYGAPQPLDISSNVPAVLGAEFAVAALATTLAFWIVLGVVSGFINDRVVKAG
- a CDS encoding (2Fe-2S)-binding protein — protein: MQESGSFAAAIDWLTAAFSEVACSLGSPTGFSATAAFWAEGSTEMEACLAYQDRFASGMDDKIRAAHLIAFYCHRLGLATGAIYLAAGLVPRIAGLRFETYPRSEGGRSFEAGRFHFLLDAPSAGAREPGEGKQRFHDAFVLHMKPIIALIKRRCGLSARAQWRLAADGLAGAFLEIGRLRGQEAAAVERALAIVRCAGSPLLSPDLYYEEIKAEGHGRPLSRTYRMRSGCCLYYRTEGGDFCDTCVLLEPETRRERLRAHLRASEGKSAENEVDCPSP
- a CDS encoding anthrone oxygenase family protein: MAAFVPGLAFAATIGSGLMAGLFFVFSVCVMQALSRLPAEQGIAAMNAINAAIQNPLFLITFMGTTLLGLALIVAAFITGGHGSYLFAAGGLAYLVGTFGVTVIFNVPLNDALAAARGEAAAALWQQRYLTDWVRWNHVRTIASIGALALFVLGLARS